The genomic stretch CTCAGTCTACTCCTCTCCAACCAAGCCGCCTCGGAGATATGAATCGCAATCACCGGCCAAAAAATCGTCTTTGTCAACCACATCCATCCTTGATGGCCCCCAAACGGCCAAAACGCATCCAGAATCCACTCCCGCCCGTCCAGCACCCCCAACTTCACAGTTGCCACaaagttaaaataataaaacaGCACCGCCAGGAAGATGACCCAGTCGAATGGTCGGGGAGGCATAtactccctcaccacaacccccttctcctccttgccgtccTCTTCCGCGGGGGCCTCGAGACCAAGACCGACCCTGGCTTGGTGGGTCATGTCGACAAGCTTGACGCGGCGTTCAGCCCAGTTGGCGAGTTCAGGCTCGAACTTGATGTAGTGCGTCCTTCCAGTGTGAGGTGTCTTCACAGTCATGAACTGGAGGTTGATGTCCACCATTTCCGGGTCGCGGGCCTCATAGTCGTTGAGATTGTTGAAGTGCTGGAGGATGTGCTGGAGGTCGAGGCGGTGGTCGTTGTTCATGTGGGAGATGGTGCGGACTTTTTGGGAGACGGGAATGAGCTCTTCGTCGGCCATTTTGGCGTTTTGCTTCTTGCCCAACTCGAATCTAAAATTGGTAGAGGTGGGTGTGAATCTCAAGGAGACAGAGGGCGGAAATGACAGACCGACGTTGAGTTTGAGATGGGCTGCCAAGGCGGGCTGAGCCGAGTGGTGGGGCATTGGAGACGCAGAGGAGTTCGTCTGATAAGATaaccccgccatcaccaccccatcgTCGTTCCTTCCCCCAGTTGATATGTGCACCTTCCCACACTCAATCCTCGCTCCTTCCCAACAAACAGAACCATGGTATATATATTAGGTCGACCATGTACCTTCCGACAGCAGCTCTGAAATCTTGATCAGGGCGCCACTTGTTGGTCAGGACAAAtggtcaaggtggaggagctgctgTTGGCCCCCCTCGCCGGGGGCTTGCAACCGATAGCCCCCGAGTTCGATCCGAAGCAAGACCACCCGGTTTTCACAGCCGGCCACCTCCCTCAGACAACTGAGGGGTTGGCCGGTGAGCTTTTTgtcctttttctctctcccgcCATTCGACATCCTCTATGTAATCTTGGACTACTCGACCAGCTCAGTTATTTTGATGTTGTCTTTGACTTTTGAAGTAGTGGGATGCTCTTCATAATTTGTTATTATTACAATTAGATCGCCTTTCCCAAAATACACACCCGGCAATTAGCACATACAAACGAAATCGTACGTGTTCAACGCAGCGTGGTATCTTCCTCATTCTATTCAAACCAAGCCAGACAAGCCATATATTCCCAACCAAAACGAATCTTTATACATCGCGACTCAACTCGAAAACCATCTTAAAACCTCATATTATACATACCACTCAATCCTAGCCCCTCTCCGACCCTGACCGTTTCTTGCTCTGCCCACCCAACAtactatcctcctcctcctcatagcccccactcccactcccactcctaCTACCATTCCCATTTTCATTcatactccccctccacaaaaCGCCAGCaacactcccactcccactcccttGCCAATCCCAactctcccatcctccactTGTACTCTCCTCCCAACCAAAGGTCAACATACTATTCCCCGACCCCTCTGAATCATAACTCCAGTTATTCGACAACCTACTCCCCTGACTCCCCTGCGACCTCGGTCCAATCCCCTGCCAATTACTACCACTATACGTCAAAACCTCATCAATACTTGGCATATGACTCAATCTCTGCCCCCCTACTCCCCCAGTCCCCGCCAAAACAGCCTTATTCATCAACGGCCACCCTAGGTCACTAATATCCACCCCCTGCTCAAAGTCACTTTCGCTTCCAACAACAGTACTATTCCCAACACTAACATCACTCCAcggcctcctcaacccctcctcttgCAACCCCCCGTTGCCCCCCGCCATCACATCCTCCAGTTCAGCTTTACCTccatccaaaacctccaaTCCCCTGCCCCTTTCCACATCatcccctctccctttctcagtatcctccaccccaaccctAATAGAACTAATCCTACTCACGCTACTAATCCTCTTCAGATGAGGCGGCATAGTATGCCGGCTCGCCACAACAGTAGTCGTGTTGCCAAAACTTGACGAGGTCCCTCTCGACGCCATGTCCCTcgaccaaccaccaccaccaccaccaccacccaacaacccgccgccgtcccccctgcccctcctaCCCAGCAGCACCCTAATCGCAGGAAGAGAAGTAACAATAATGCTaacccccacctccaacccagTCCAGATCAACGCATTCGTATAATCCCACGTCGGATTAACACTATCCCCAAAATCATACAAAGCCCACAACCTCACACAGCTCGTAATAAGCGCAAAAATCCCAAGCGAGAACATGACGATGATGCAGATTTTGGACCGGACATTCACATTTAATTTGATCAATAGCGGAAGCGGCATGACAAGGATGACAATGTCCTGCGCGATGCTGAACGCGGCGGTGGTGTACCCCAGCGCGTTGATGTCGAGGCAGGAAAAGGGGCCGAATTCACCTTTTCGCCAGCCTTCCcagatgaaggagatgggggcGCACTGGAAGATTTGACAGAAAACAAAGATCAGGCCCGAGAGGCCGACCCAGGCCATGACGAcgagggtgatggtgcggAAGTGGGGTTGGGTGAAGATGCGGAGGTAGAAGCAGAGGATGGAGATTTTGGTGAGGGCTAGGATGACGAGGTAGAAAGTTTCGGCCATGTAGAAGAGCTATTTTCCCTCACGGTGTCAGCTTGATGTGGGGTCGTGGGATTGAAAGGAGGTAGCATACCTTGAGGGCGGTGCCGAGGGCGTTGGCGTCGACGGTCCAGATGTCCACTCCGaaggcggcgccggcggcggtgcAGCCTACGGCTTCGAAGCCGATGTAGAGtcccttttttgttttgtcagTCATGAGGGAATGGACAACGAAacggagggggggatgtttACCACAACAATCATCATAACCCAATCGTCCACCTCGAATTTCCCgcccatccaccaccgtGAGTACAACCGGAGCAAAACACACACCAAAGCCAGTATCTCAACCGACAGCGGCACCATCAGGTGTATCTTTCGGGATCGTTGAGGTTTCCCGCAGGCTTCCCAGGCGCCGCGGGCAgtctcttgttgttgttgtcgttgtcagTGCGAGCACGAGCGAACAGCGAGGTATCAGCCGAGCCAAGTAGACCATCAGCCGAGCCAAACAAAAGAAGCCGAAGTGAACAAAATACTagaaaggggaagaaaacTAACCAATACCCTCCTCCATCGTACACCGCCTCCTTACAcaccccaacaccctcgtATAATGaccctcatcatccgagCACAAGCACACctgatcctcctcccccatccctctcTTCCCATCCAGACACTCTTTCGTCACATTGGTAAGCTCCACCACACAACCCAGCGCGCACAAGGGTATGTTCTCGCTCAGCTGAGCGATCAggtctgttgttgttgttgttgttgttgtgttgggtggtgataagtcttggggttgttgtccAGAGACAACAATATCTGTCTGTGAGAGGAAGCTCGATGGTGGAAGGGGCCGGGGTGGTGCTGATATTGGGAGGAGTTGATGGAGTAATGCTCGTGGTAGGGACTGCGGccggggttggtgttgagggaaaAAAGAATGTGGGAGAAACTGGGGGGTTGCTTCACTGGGGGCCGGGAGGATAAGAAACGTTAGTAATAGAAAAGAGGAGGGTATTGAAAGcaagggagaggttggtagTGGTTTCATCTTGGATatctaggtaggtatgtcCAGTCGTTAGCCTTTACATGAAAAGGTTGAAGAACTTGGCCAAGAGAAAAAGACAGACCAGCACGACGgcgaaaaaaagacatgacacagagagagagagagagagagctaGATTTGCCTAGCTGGGCACACATACCTCCAAAGTCATTCCCCATTACTAAGACACATCTATCGATGACTTCAGGGGCGGTCGAGTTACCCCTTAGTGTGGCCTGTCCGGTCGTTTTCAAGGCCAAAATGCAGTCTGACAAGTGCTAGTTGAGCACATTGGTGGTTTTGTTGACGTTGGGCTCTTCCGCGGAGGGTGAGCTGATATCAACACACTGGTGCAAGCTTAATCCATGATAAGATGATGGGTGAGagaggtcatcatcatctttgcCGTCCGACGATGCAAAGCATCCACAAGAAGAATTTGGGGGATGAAGACACGAGGTCAGTGTGTAAGTCTAAGTCAACCTCCCCCGTTGTCAGTGGAGTCCCCCAAACATCACCGCTCAAAAACGACGTTCCTCAGCGAGTCATGCATCCCGTCCACACAgccccttccttcccttttcgGCAAGACGGTCCCTTCACCAAGCCCTCTGAATGGACAGACGCCCTCTCCACGCCAAGAAATCACCTCAATGCAACCGCAAGAAACCGTCAGCGACTTAGATTGCAGCCAAAagcatggtgatggtgtcatGTTAGCATCTTCTGTAGATTACCACTCCATAACAACTTTGTTTTCATACTATATCTCCGTCAATGTACAACAAACACCATGCATATAAAACCCTCACCTGCATGCTACTTTTCGAATGAAACAAAACAACGCTTTTAGTCCATCAACTCGCACGCATATGCCGCCAAAAGATCCCACAATACAAAAGACAAGACATTCCCAATCCATTTTTTTGTGGTATACCCTTCCCAGTCTCCCCAGTCTCCCCAGTCTCCCCAGTCTTCATCCCACATTAGACATTACGACCCCATCATCGCATCCCAATCCCAGGTCACCGTCCCACCGCCCCAAAGTTCATTGACACTATACCCCAGCTGTTCGAAGTTGACCGGGATCTCCCCCAGCGTGTCCGTGTTGGGGACCCACCAAGGATTTACTGGCATCTCCATaccgttgttgttgcttcCTGTCGCAATTCCATGCGGGTTCGGTTGcggctgtggttgttgttgaaaagGAGTCATCCCCTGCGGAAACGAGCCATTCGTCAGCCCCCGATCTCGCACGTTCCGGACATCCCGACCGAATCCCTGAATATGAGAAGTGGTATCCGACGGTGATGAAAATGAGGCACAGACCTTGTCTCTGGAAAAAGGGTCAAATGGTGCTGATGGGCCGCCTCCGGGAGGTGCAGAGAACGGTCCGTTATTGACCCTTCTGTGGCCTTGCGATGGCCCGTGTGTAACCGGCCCGCCACGCCCTGGCGTTGCCCCTACTAACGACGGACCAGGTTGAGAGCCCGTCGGCTGGCTCGAAACAGGCGGATCCTGTCCGGCCATCACTTTGTAGTGTAACGTCACGAACCTGTCCGCACTGGCTGCCTTTGCTTCCTGTGAAGTTTTGATCCCTAGGTGAGCCTCCAAAAGCCCAAAGGCAGCACACATAATGCTGTATCCCCAGGGCTCATTGTTCCCGCACCTCAAGATCCGGTCCTCCTTCATGGCCAGGCACTTCTCCAGGGCCTCCACCGTGTGCTTGCTGTTGATCATGATCATATTAGTTGACCCGCGTGGTTGAAGCATGGTGACACTACAGAGATTGATCGCCAGTGTTAGACTGTCCTCACGGAGAAAGTTGAGTGTGCGAATGCCCTGCTGGAAAAGTTGGTCGTTGAGGAGAACCATATCCCTGGCGGCATTGTAGTAGATAATCTCCGAGTATTGGTACTTGGAGTTTTGTTTGCGAAGACGAAGGAAGGGCTGGTGCAGAGGTATGATGTATTGGCGAAGCTGGATGTGCAAAAGTGTATAGGCAAGCAAAGGCTTCTTCTGAGTTTGCTGTTCGTCGGTATCCTCATTGTCTGCATCGCTTACATCCCATGACGGGAGGGCATCAATCTCGCGGTTGATCTCATCGGTGTAGCGAACGACACGCGCATAGTCGAGATCTTCCGGAGGGCCGGTGAGCACCCGGCTCAGCTCTAGGCGAAGCGGCAAGCTCTGGCGACTGAGATGCTGATAGGAAGAGTAAGTGTATGTAGTTGGAGGCTTTGAGGGAGGGAGCTCTTTCGTGTCCTCGTCAaactcgtcgtcgtcgatgtTATGCGGCGGATTGACATCGTAGTGTAGAGTGCTCAAGATTGACGGCAGACCGTGGTCAAAGGATGCTTGAAGATCGTAGCTCTGAATAGTCGCCCAGATTCTCCTCCGCATCTCCTGCTGGAAAGGGGTGATCTTGTCACTCCTCATGTGGCTGGGTTCCCGGTGCAAGCCGACAGAGATGGCGTCCTGTGTCATTGCGCCCGCATTTTTCCAatatctcttcttcttcattgTGTTGACTCTCTTGGCAAGGTAGATGAGGCAGGCGATCTGGTAGTGAATCAGGCGGCGATGCTTTTGGCTCTGAACTTCCTGCCAACGTTCAACAGCTTCGATCCATTTGATGGCATTGGCGTAAGAGATCGACACCATCTTTTCAAACTTGTGCGGTAGCTTAGCAGCCAAACAGCTGGCAATACCCATGATGGATAAGATCAAAGCCGTGAAGGCTGCATTACGAGTCTCGTTAGGGTCCCAGAACTTGGCATAGTCCCTGCGGAAGctggggatgtggaggatTCGGTGAATCTGCTCGAACTGGTCCAAGTAAATAGATACCATTTGATCAGCTTCCTCATTGGAGGGAAGGAGAGC from Podospora pseudopauciseta strain CBS 411.78 chromosome 3, whole genome shotgun sequence encodes the following:
- a CDS encoding hypothetical protein (EggNog:ENOG503P3VB; COG:S); translation: MAGLSYQTNSSASPMPHHSAQPALAAHLKLNVGLSFPPSVSLRFTPTSTNFRFELGKKQNAKMADEELIPVSQKVRTISHMNNDHRLDLQHILQHFNNLNDYEARDPEMVDINLQFMTVKTPHTGRTHYIKFEPELANWAERRVKLVDMTHQARVGLGLEAPAEEDGKEEKGVVVREYMPPRPFDWVIFLAVLFYYFNFVATVKLGVLDGREWILDAFWPFGGHQGWMWLTKTIFWPVIAIHISEAAWLERSRLSKFGVERGSGVWWLWMGSCFIEGGMAFKRFDILVRRAEEKEDKKH
- a CDS encoding hypothetical protein (COG:S; EggNog:ENOG503P1GJ); its protein translation is MVPLSVEILALVCVLLRLYSRWWMGGKFEVDDWVMMIVVGLYIGFEAVGCTAAGAAFGVDIWTVDANALGTALKLFYMAETFYLVILALTKISILCFYLRIFTQPHFRTITLVVMAWVGLSGLIFVFCQIFQCAPISFIWEGWRKGEFGPFSCLDINALGYTTAAFSIAQDIVILVMPLPLLIKLNVNVRSKICIIVMFSLGIFALITSCVRLWALYDFGDSVNPTWDYTNALIWTGLEVGVSIIVTSLPAIRVLLGRRGRGDGGGLLGGGGGGGGWSRDMASRGTSSSFGNTTTVVASRHTMPPHLKRISSVSRISSIRVGVEDTEKGRGDDVERGRGLEVLDGGKAELEDVMAGGNGGLQEEGLRRPWSDVSVGNSTVVGSESDFEQGVDISDLGWPLMNKAVLAGTGGVGGQRLSHMPSIDEVLTYSGSNWQGIGPRSQGSQGSRLSNNWSYDSEGSGNSMLTFGWEESTSGGWESWDWQGSGSGSVAGVLWRGSMNENGNGSRSGSGSGGYEEEEDSMLGGQSKKRSGSERG
- a CDS encoding hypothetical protein (EggNog:ENOG503NWPM; COG:B), with translation MPRSDPSEQSVSPGGTEAHEDGDDRAPPRKRQRVRLSCLECRRRKLSCDREFPCSRCLQSGTSDKCEYETRPGLAPPNKLGLSQGALTGLDSRLSLPSTGGESPYFRKDGRDLDRIRRLEMEVAQLRNLLTNKQGGASVDGSTLQDHSPPEPKHHEDDERDKEEPELPQFLRVQTTTADKEELRFFRGKEFKTRYFGPHSAFLAFQELTGLCPFMKETSEEWLRPHRISRNKDRHKRAEDRDRKFREPDLALEALLPSNEEADQMVSIYLDQFEQIHRILHIPSFRRDYAKFWDPNETRNAAFTALILSIMGIASCLAAKLPHKFEKMVSISYANAIKWIEAVERWQEVQSQKHRRLIHYQIACLIYLAKRVNTMKKKRYWKNAGAMTQDAISVGLHREPSHMRSDKITPFQQEMRRRIWATIQSYDLQASFDHGLPSILSTLHYDVNPPHNIDDDEFDEDTKELPPSKPPTTYTYSSYQHLSRQSLPLRLELSRVLTGPPEDLDYARVVRYTDEINREIDALPSWDVSDADNEDTDEQQTQKKPLLAYTLLHIQLRQYIIPLHQPFLRLRKQNSKYQYSEIIYYNAARDMVLLNDQLFQQGIRTLNFLREDSLTLAINLCSVTMLQPRGSTNMIMINSKHTVEALEKCLAMKEDRILRCGNNEPWGYSIMCAAFGLLEAHLGIKTSQEAKAASADRFVTLHYKVMAGQDPPVSSQPTGSQPGPSLVGATPGRGGPVTHGPSQGHRRVNNGPFSAPPGGGPSAPFDPFSRDKVCASFSSPSDTTSHIQGFGRDVRNVRDRGLTNGSFPQGMTPFQQQPQPQPNPHGIATGSNNNGMEMPVNPWWVPNTDTLGEIPVNFEQLGYSVNELWGGGTVTWDWDAMMGS